The window aaaaatgaagtaaattaaCATACTAAGCATGTGACACAAGCAGTTTACTTTGAATTTGTCTTTTGAGGGGAAGAAACACCATTTGAGGGTGAAATGTTGTTGAAGAGAAGACAGACACTGAGCTAACTTGTCTTTAGATTGAACAAACAAAAGCATCAATACTTAAGACATGGATTAATGCTTAACAGtgcttgacttgaaaaatggaaatattcagTAATACTTTAGACTTTTGTTTTCCAGGTGACCCCTTCACAAAATGTTTCCGTCATACAGCTTCAGGAGTGGctatgtatttttgtaatttatagaaaattcttaattttagaacacaatGTTGTGAGGCAAAtgaatatataccatgtttgtgaagaaataacaacTTTGACTTGAAGCATACCAAATACAGAGCAGTATATCCTTTTTAACACTGAATAGTACAGTTCTAATTCACTTGAATGGCCACTAGATGTCACTCTTAAACTCCATTTTCCGAGATCACTCTGCCTTATCCTGTGGTCTTCACTTGAAAAATTGGTTCATCTCATTTTCTCTGTTGCAGTACTTAAGTTTGGTGAAAGAGTGGGATCAATAAGTGAGATATGGGTACACTTTGAGTTTAAAATCTGTTTGAAGTGAAGCTTTacctgaaattcttacttggattatttgttaatttgtgaAATGGTTGCAGAAATTCTGCTTGGAACCAGCACTGTTTCATAATTAGTGTTTTAGATTTGTAACAGCTGTACTTTTCATTTCCAGCTTTCAGATGGACCAAATGCTGGATATTACCGTTTGCTGAACATGTTTGCTTATGGCACTTACCCTGACTACACAGGTAAGTAAAGATTTAGATCTTTTGGTACTCCTCTGAATAGTTGTAGAAAATACTTAATCTTTTACTTTCTGTCTTTACAGCCAACAAGGAAGCCCTCCCAGAGCTATCTGCGGCACAGAGGAACAAGTTGAAGCATTTAACTATTGTCAGTCTGGCAGCTCAGATGAAGGTATTACGTCTTGGTTGCAAACGTAGATTTCTTTTAATAGCTGATGTGCTAATGACAGAGCTGGACTTATCTGTACCCCTACCAAAAGAATTTTATATTCCCTTTGATGTGGTGTAATTGGAATGCAAAGATCTTCCTGGTCATTCCTTAGTACAGATTTATCTATGTGTTATATACATCTAAAAATATTCTCATTTCAGCAGTGCATTCCCTATTCTGTGCTTTTGAGAGACCTTGATGTAAAGAATTTGCGTGAGCTTGAGGACCTCATCATTGAAGCCGTGTATACAGATATTTTTCAGGGAAAACTTGATCAACGCAACCAGCTTCTGGAAGTGGACCTTTGCATTGGCCGAGACATCCAAAGAAAAGACACAAGCAGCATAGTCAAAACTCTTCAGGAGTGGTGAGTTAAATGTACATTTGgtgataacaaataaaaaaaaaaaaatcattactgatagtcacaaatacagtttttacaCTGACCCCCATGCTGCTTTTGTTGCAGGTGCAGTGGCTGTGAAGTGGTGCTTTCAGGCATTGAACAGCAGGTTATCCGTGCAGATCAGTGTAGAGAGAACAGCATCAGAATAACACAGCAAATGGACGCAGAGGTAAAAGTGTTTTTGCATGATTGTTCTTTTAAAACCCTTTCTGTTGcaaaaacactaaaggaaaattcACTGTTTTGTGAAAATAATCTACATAATGTCTTCAGGGCCATATGAATGTAGCTTTGCACAGTTTGGTATGAGGAGCCTCCCAACATATAGGGTACATCAGCGATAAGAACATTCCTCTTCTgagtcctttttatattacaatagCAAACAATTGGAGTGAAACTTGTGTtgtgcactgtaaaaaaaataaataaaataccttcCCGTTTTTTCACGCCTTTGGGCAAAAAAGAGGCTCTtattctgttctgttatttcatctATGTTAGAAGTGTGGcatctgttttatttataaaagcaaaaatcacaacccctcagtttaattttaatatgaagcttttttacctttatttttttttttaacaggttttaaATATAAAGAAGACATTGAAAGCCACGGCATCCACTTCTGCCCAAGATGTTGACCCCCACTTGATGGACAGGGATGCAGTGCAGCCTGCAGACCAGAGGCAAACACTAAAAAAGATTGCCAAAGTGAGGGGCCTTGTGTCCCTCCGACATTGAGGTTAAAGTGGGCAGCACTGCTTGAAAGAGATGTGACTGCCATGCTGCGCCCATTTAGATACgggcatacacatacacacaatttgAGGGCAGATGctctttatattgtttattttagtttaatttctttACTGTGGAATGTTTTAAAGAAGTCATTCCAGTGTTGAGAAAAACACTGCTCTGCTGTGGATGCAAAAAGCTGGGTATGGAGAGGTGACCATCTTGCTGACTTTGTATTGTCTAGATGACACATTGTTTCCTGCAACCTGGTGATGACCCAAACCCATTTCTAAATCATCCTGCTAGATAACTTTtccggtgttttttttttttttgttttgtttttgtttttgttttttaccccAGTTCAGAAACAAAGTTTACATAAGCGCGTATCCTGGAAACTTGATTTATTAATGatgtttttgtaacattttgtattgcatgttttgttgttgttttttcatgtGTGGTTGCTGGCCTTATGCGTTGTACTTGGCAGCACCATCTTTCATTCAGTGTGGGTCACTTTCAGCTCGAGCCATTTGTTTGCAACAATCTCAGGCTTGCTACTGAATGTGCCCATCAACTTCCCCATCCCCCAGATATTCCCATCCTCACCAGTCACACACCAGTTCTTCCACTGGctgttttgctgttatttttcccatgtacttaaaaaaaaaaaaaaaaaaaaatttgggaagtaaagttattttataaattatgcCTTTTTGTCTGCTCATTCCTAGAAATTAGTGGTCAAGCCATTTGCAAACCTCcactaagaaaaacaaaataattaacctttttttttttttaaagttgagtattttctttttcagtgacaAGTACGATGTGGGCCCTACAAGTAAAAAGTTTGGGGCAGTTGACCCTTGGAAGTGATTCCCACATCCCTGTTCATCTTGAAGTCGTAGTGTGTTGCTCAGGATAGTGCAGGCTTTTTTGTCACAAATCGTGTCAATATTTTTTTGAGACAATTATGTCttatcaaaatgttattttatgttttttctctttATACATTTGATgacttttgtatatatttatgcagttttttatcctgttttcttaaattatgtaaatatattaaatatcatGCCAGCTCCCTGTACTCTCTGGTTTCTTATAAGAAACATACAGCcaagttgtatttattttcttttaataatttcttgTGTACGGTATTCTCTTTTACTAAACCTTAAAGAACTCACCATTTTTTTATTCAGGCGGTAGCTGACTGGCAATTGCCTCATCTTACAGTAATGTCAATAGGTGTGTGTGAACAGACAGTTTAGGTCCTCAATTTGTACATTGTTTTCCATATTAAATACACCAACTTCCTTCTGCTAGCACTTCTCTTTGGGGCCATTAACAATACTTGTGTGAATTTTGGAAATCTGAATTAGTGCCACAGTAGTGCAATGGCTATCTTTGTTATTTAACACCTGTAGATATTGTGTTGTCAGTTATTGGTTTTTGGACGCTACCTTTGTGTCGTGGCACACTTTTCCTGAACGTGTCTATTCAGGTCATTTTGTTACTTTGGAATTCTGGCCCattatgagtgagtgtgccctgtgatgggctggaaCGTCTTCATTTGTTCCAGGGTTACACAGGCCTCCTTCAACCCTCAGTTGCATAAGTAGGTTAGCATATTGATGGGTGGATGAATTTCAGATCAAGTTCCCTTAACCTTTTAGTCCTGGGTTGTCTGTCTTGACCTATCTCTGTCGTCTCCAATTTGTTGAAAGTGAGTGTGACTCTTGGGTGTCTTGCGTGGCTGGCCTGTTTCTTTGTGAGACTATTGAGTCTAgactgtttttttccccccaatctgTATTCTGTACGTGTTTCTGCCTTTCCTTGTTTGGTATACTGTACTTTTTGATTTGTGCGTGTTAATTTTCAGAATGATTCTCTTCTATGTATTTGTTGCCTTTATGACTTTAACTTTTACACTTGATTCTGCATGTGTGACATGCTTGTATGTATTTTCTTCAATGGATACATAACTATTACTCCCTCTCTAAACATAGCTACTGCTTAGTAATGACTGTGAAGTACAATACTACAGTAGTATTTTGTTCTCTGGCACCCCAGAAGCAATTGCAGTGTCTACCCATCTTCTGTATACCCCCTACCGTGTCCTTTTGCAGCTGTCTTGCATGTGCGTCAGATATCAAGCTGTGCAgatgtgagagttattttacttgTCAAGACCCCTCTGGAGAAATTTGCTGAATGGACAATTGCAGAGGCCCAAGCACAGTGCCCCCTGCTGAGGCTTCATTACGCAAATAAAATAATGATCTGCACAATTAGCTCAAGTACAAGCCCTAGTGGGCGGGCCTGTTTGTCTTAGGGCTGCTTTAATTAGAGACAGAGTGAGGGGGAGAAACAAAACCAGTATGCTGTTATAGAGGAGCTCAGGATTTCCCTTGGGAAATGTGCAAGCAGGTGGAACTGTGCAAGTTTCATCAGGACAAGTGGAGGCAAAAATGTCCTTATGGTTATTTGCAAGTGAAAAAGTTGACCACAGCTTACCTTCAGGAAACACTAGCAAGAGTCCCAAAAGTAGAACTTTATCCTCcctccaatgaaaaaaaaataaaggcttcTCTCTTGTTCCTTTTGCTGACCCCTCCTCGAATGACAAGATGACAAAGGAAGCTGAACTCATTTCATCATTGGTCAGTACTGGTATCACTTTTAACAGTTGAGAGAACTGAATTAGAGTATCTCTCTAGTGACCTCTCTGCCGACTGCATAGGAGACTAGCAAAAGCATGGTAAagaaataaagtgaataattttatcTCCTCACTAAACAATTAGCCAAAACTAGCAGGGTGACTGATGATTGGAATGGAGGAATGTTGACTGCAATTCTCTCGCTTTCCATTCAGTAGTGGCCGAGATGAGTTGAGACACAAAAGGCCAGTAAGCCCTTTCTTTTCATAATGCCTCCTCCCAGCTGAAAAAATGTCTTGTTAAGCGGGTACATTAAAAATGGGGTTATTCATGTCTTGCTTATAAATGGCATTGCTTAAGAGGCATCCTTCACAACCTTGAATGCTTCCTCCTTAGCCTATTGAAATGGCAGAGTGCAGGCACTACTATATCTACTTTGTGGGTCACAGGAAACATCCCATCCAGTCAGAAGTAAAGCCAGggcctttcatttcttttctcatTTATGTAATAAGCAGAAGCCATGCCCAGCATGGGCAGACAAAAGTGATCTGAACTTACAAAATGTTATTCTGGAAGATAAAAAGCATGAAAATGATCAATTGCGGCGGCTCTCCTGTGATCGTTAAAGAGCCGCCTTTGAAGTATGCAAGCTCTGAGGGGCCAAGAGGACAATGCCTGCTTTGACGACAGGGCAGAGTGGCAGACTTTCCCCTCTCTTCATCTTTCTGTGTTGTCCAAGCCGAGTGACTGAAGCCACAAGTTCTCCTGCACTaatgaattcaaatgggcaactCCACAACTTGCCCCCCCACACATTGTTGTAGCAAACCCTTTTTAGTTGTCTGCCTTGGCAAGTTTTACTGTGCTGGTTATCGTCATCTTAATGAACTAAGCTGTAGGAGCCCCGCCCCCCTTCCATATATACTTCAACGCTCTCTCATTGTTCCACGAGGCTAACTTGCAGCcaagagtgtgagagagagtaAACTTCCTCTGAAGGACAGAAACATCTGAGGAGACAGTCAGCCCACCTGCCATTCTGCAGCAAGTGAAACTGGAATTTTACCAAACAGAAGAGCTTCCGAACTCTTGCTGCCTGCCCCCTGCTGTGAGCCTGCCACACAATGTCATTGACGGTCCTCCTCCTGATGCTGAGCAGCTGCACTGCAGCTCCACTTGTCAGAGATGTCCACCGGCTACCCCAGAGTGCTCTCCAAGGTAGGAAGCCTGGCCTGCTATGAGCATCTTACATGTAGGGCTTGACTCTGATATCTGCTAATGAATTTCATATGGTAGCAGGGCACAAGTGAACAAAGAGGGAAATGGGAATTTGATTGTCAGAGACAGGAAGTCTGTATGGGGCCTGGTTTAGGATCctgtttaaaatgacaaagagGTGCTATCAGGATGGGATTGGACATATGGGATCTTctacatacatactttataatTCTTCCTGGGCTAACAGAAATCCttgttagtactttcataatttccCCGTTTCCTCCTCTACCTTCTTTGATAGttactctccctctctctcttgatTTCTGTCATTGCCCCTTTTCTGCTTCTGTAAGGTTCTTCTATCCATTCAATTTCTCAGCcatcttttt of the Erpetoichthys calabaricus chromosome 2, fErpCal1.3, whole genome shotgun sequence genome contains:
- the LOC114646692 gene encoding COP9 signalosome complex subunit 7b-like isoform X2 — its product is MAGEQKPPNNPLEQFILLAKSAKGAALTALISQVLEAPGVYVFGELLELPCVQELSDGPNAGYYRLLNMFAYGTYPDYTANKEALPELSAAQRNKLKHLTIVSLAAQMKCIPYSVLLRDLDVKNLRELEDLIIEAVYTDIFQGKLDQRNQLLEVDLCIGRDIQRKDTSSIVKTLQEWCSGCEVVLSGIEQQVIRADQCRENSIRITQQMDAEVLNIKKTLKATASTSAQDVDPHLMDRDAVQPADQRQTLKKIAKVRGLVSLRH
- the LOC114646692 gene encoding COP9 signalosome complex subunit 7b-like isoform X1, giving the protein MAGEQKPPNNPLEQFILLAKSAKGAALTALISQVLEAPGVYVFGELLELPCVQELSDGPNAGYYRLLNMFAYGTYPDYTANKEALPELSAAQRNKLKHLTIVSLAAQMKQCIPYSVLLRDLDVKNLRELEDLIIEAVYTDIFQGKLDQRNQLLEVDLCIGRDIQRKDTSSIVKTLQEWCSGCEVVLSGIEQQVIRADQCRENSIRITQQMDAEVLNIKKTLKATASTSAQDVDPHLMDRDAVQPADQRQTLKKIAKVRGLVSLRH